The Haloterrigena turkmenica DSM 5511 nucleotide sequence GACCCCGATTTCGAACCGGCCGCGTTTTGGTGGCGACTGGATTGGCGTAACTCAAATATACCTCCACTGACATACTTGCTATTCTTTCTCAATAGAGAGATGTGTAGACGACTGTCCGATTAGCGCGGGTCGGTCCACTCTTGACTCGAAATGCCAGCCGCGATAGCGGTGTGCGACTGCAAACCGTGCGACTCAGTTGTCAAGGTAGACGTCGATTGTGGCAGCTGTTCCCTATACCCGTACGCAAAAATCGCATCGATAGATCTGTAATTTACGGTATGGCTATCCGGGATGGAAATGCCCGTTAGTTCCGGGAACTGATACCGTCCCTCAAACGCTGACACCGGCTTCGAACCCGAGTACGGTCTGCTTACGCCCGCTGTTCTCGACTGCTGGTTCCGCGCTCGGTCCTCGATCACGACGGTTCCGGTCCGGGACCGTCACACGTGTCCAACCCAGACCATAACTATCAATAACAGAGATATACTCTCAGTATGACCGTTCGTTGGGCGAGACAGACGACTCGAGCGTCCTAGAGGATCCCAAAGAGGAACGCACCGATCCCGACAATCGCTGCCGGCCGGAACGCGTCGCTCGTGTCGACCTCGTGCGTCGCTGCAATCCCGTTTGCGAGGATGTACACGCTCCACACGACCGTGATGGCGAGCAGGAACAGGGGTATCGCTCCACCGCCGTCGATCTGTAGCGCTTCGAATTCCCGCTGGAGTGTTTGCGGATCGGACCCGTCGAACGTCTGTTGCTCGACCGAGTAGCGTGCGTGAAGATACTGCAGGGGGAGATAGAAGAGGAGATTCGGTGCGTAGGCCCAACCCGCCACCGCTAGCGCATCCCCGAACGTTCCCACGGCTCCGTGCGTTCGACTCAGATAATGCATGACGGCCGCAACGACGAACAATCCGATACCCAAAGAGAAAACGAGGAACACGATCGTCGAGAGCAGGATATCCGACGCGAATGGGTCGACTGCCCGATCGAACTCCGGCGGGGCGTTCGCTACCTGACCGACGATCACGTAGAACAGCGAGACCACTGTCGCGATTTGCGCGATTACG carries:
- a CDS encoding Yip1 family protein, whose protein sequence is MAPYTPLRSPFRYFSDSRHDPLLTGLGVFIAYVIAQIATVVSLFYVIVGQVANAPPEFDRAVDPFASDILLSTIVFLVFSLGIGLFVVAAVMHYLSRTHGAVGTFGDALAVAGWAYAPNLLFYLPLQYLHARYSVEQQTFDGSDPQTLQREFEALQIDGGGAIPLFLLAITVVWSVYILANGIAATHEVDTSDAFRPAAIVGIGAFLFGIL